AGTATGGTCGAGGTCAACTCAGAAGGTACTATTGCTCTTTTATCATCcttaataataagaaaaaaaacttgACGCAATCTTATGAGAAAATTTATGGCTTAGgtctaataaaaatgaattccACAAATGGTATGAATTGCGAAAATGAtgttaagaaaaagaagcaaaaaattGAAATCCCAGAAAAGGGTGAAATGATTCATAATGCTCCAAATGCTTCAAATACTCCAAATTCTGATATCTTAGCAAAACCGGATAATGCACAAAACGCAGAGGATAACAATAAAACAGAAGCAGAGAACATCACGAGTCCTAAACAAAAGATAAGTttgataaaagaaataaacaaaaaggaatctaatttttatataaatagagAAAGAAATCTTAAAGGTATCAAAGtcgaaaaatataaaataaaaagaacaataagcaaaaatttacataaaagtGACATAGGATTATTTGCAGGTACGTTTGACAAAATACACTTTGGTCATATgctattgttattttattccatttttttaacaaagaAATTTTTCTACATCggtttatataataacaaaaacatatacaacaaaaaatattctgaAGAAATTGATGATCTAAAATTAagaatttttcatatatccGACAtcctatttttaattaaaaatgtgtatcacatacattttttttttcataactTTGAACATATAATGCCTTTTATCAAAATCAAAAATTctcataaaattttgtatgaAATTATAACAAGCCAAAAGACTCAAACATCAATGGAATACAACAAAAGTAAATACCAAAAATTTGTAAacttgtattattttaacaagaagaagaagaaaaagaaaaggaatgGGAAGAAcaagaaagaaaaggaaaagaattaCACTATTCCTACATATAAcaatctaaaaaaaaaatatcttttctTGTTAAAATCAAAAATAGACAAAATATATCAAGGCAAATTTTGCAGAAAGAAAACACAACTTTTAATTGCAgatgaaatgaaaagaaaaatttccAAGTATTTGAATTTCCATttaaattctaaaaaaaaaagtaatagaagggagcaaaaaaaaatcattgtttttaaaagaatacaCGACCCCTTTTCCTTTGCAGTTGATATTAAGGATTTGTATTGCTTAACAATGTCAAAGGAGTCCGAAGCAAACGGGTATAGTGTGGTAAATAGAAGGaagttattatttaaaaaggttAAAACAGATGGTGATAAAACAACAAGCAATGAGATTAATCAAATGaaggataataataataataataatagtaataatagtaataataataataataatagtaataataataataatagtaataataatagaaacaCACCATGTGACAGCGTCAATagtgataaaaaaaactatgCTGAAAAGGCAAGAACTTGCTTGAACATTTTTGATACAATCGATTTATGTGATGGTGAAAAGTTCAGTTCTACTATAATTAGAAaacaaaattcttttttaaaaagaaggaaattTGCAAAATTCTTAAGTTACTTCATTGATGCATGcttatttttcaatatcgaatattttcttatacaAATGTATACAGATATCTTTATGcataaaaatgtaagaaCTCCTTTTAAAAagctttatatatacaaagttagaaattatttttgtaaaaaaaaaatacataaggaaaaaaataaattcaacaAAAATAGCCAGGAGGAATGtagttatattattaatgattTCTTCAggcatttatttgttttgttgTCCTTTTTTGTTAATCATTTTGCTGATGAACAACAGtcgcaaaataaaatacaactttttatgaaaatttccattactctttctttttttttttataataatatgatcTTGTTAATAATCAAAAGAAAGGAGgaatttgtaaataaaaatattgtaatgaATGTTAACCAAAacgtagaaaaaaaaataaatatgtttgaCATACATGATGAAAATATGTTGAGAATTTATATGCACAATGTAGGAGATACTATCCTGCAGGAAATACTAAACCaggttttcatttttgtccTTGTGATATTATCCATATCAATACTCTGCAaagtttttcatttaaaaaatttacctAAAGAAAACGCGGATAGACGATGTAAACAAGAACGAAAACTTAAGTGGCATGTACGACGTAACAAAGGGAAACAAGTTGAACAAGGTCATTCATATGACCAGTCAAAAGATATGTCAAAACAATCTCAAAGAAATTCTAGCGAAACAAAATCAATTAATGAGTGTACCTTGCAGGGCAATGTAAACAACCCTGCACCTAATGCAAGAAAAGATCATTTTTGCaactttcaaaaaaaaatacttaaaacAGGGAACAGTAAGatagaagaagaaaatgaataCAACAATTCAAATTAtgattcttttttaaaaaaatttaatttttctttgtatttttctaattattcCAAAGATAAAGGGTTATACAAGCATAGTTATATTGTTACACCGCACACTCTATGCAATTATGCGCTAATGAGCAGATTCAAAAATAGGTGTTCTAATTTTAGTCATAATTACTATGTTcctggaaaaaaaaataataaaataacctGCTTGAACACATGTTCAAAGAGATTAAGCGATAATAGTAATATGGCTGCTTCTAATCATGCGGGTGATGTTGATTATATTAATGATGGAAAGAGGGTATTTAACGACGGACAATGTAAACAACTTAAATATGAAACACAAAATAGAAAGGATATTGAGCAGTGCCCTTTTATTGTGCATTCagaaataaaggaaaagcTGATTATAAATAACCTctatgaaattaaaattcgGAAGGGAGAAGATAATCTTAATTGTAAAAACAAAGTAAGTATAAATGATATCCAGAGTTATGTAAGGGGAAGGACGTGCTCTAACTACTGTTACAACGAAAGATTCATGTCATTaattagaataaatataaataataataacgaaatattcttttttagaaaaatattaatttataaatttctagacaaatattttatttcttttttttccttttactttttaatttactcGAAGAATagagaatataataaaaataaacctGTTCGTAAAGCAAAAGTAGAGgactttttgtatttatttttggtAAGCTTTGAAAAACATATggaaatgataataaatagctatattaaacaaaaatgggaattaaagcaaaaaaaaaatttcagtCCTTTTGATCCATATCTtcattatcaaaaaaaatattccataATTCATAGATACTTAATTATGAATTTATCtcctttaaataattataatatcgATTTTGAAAGAAAATATGATCTTAAAAAAAGTACTACTAACTTTACACATACccctttttatataaaattggcAAGTATTGCTTGTCCCAAGGATGCGAAAgatttaaatgtattatcCTTTTAcaacataatttttcaaaatattttaacatatgaaaattattattatcccTATTTCGCTTCCCTTAATTACTTGCACCTAGAttcattttgattttttaaaaaatgccatattataagaaaatttcATGTACACCCTTTATGGTTATCtgtttcttaaaattttaaactttttttttttttttttttttttttttttaagtcttTTTAACATTGTTTTGTTTCATTACGTCTCTTTTCACAATCCAcaaatttatgaaaacaaattttttttgaaaattgtAGATATTAGAGGCGAATATGCACAACAAATATTACTACTGTTTTTTAAGACGCACATTTACACACATGTGTATGTACGGGCTGGCGGGTATAttcttatatgtatatgattatattattcatgtatgtatatttctcCCTATTTGctaaattttgttatatatatttctattaaaaaCTTGTATGTTATGTACAGCgtacagaaaaaaatttattatttgtaggaagaaatataaaagtatattacaaattataatgcaacaaaaaaaaaggtgcaattcagaaaaa
This genomic interval from Plasmodium brasilianum strain Bolivian I chromosome 1, whole genome shotgun sequence contains the following:
- a CDS encoding phosphopantetheine adenylyltransferase; translated protein: MRKNVSCEKGVLVFEDYNYVIYTRTNGKKICWHGKSKNLNNYNVNPYFCKICQNYNFSVVNNNLSLRLYMENKLFKKVQKNVKQLIKYIIRLRNKVRNIYLFIKFISSKCILKMSTFYYLKFIIEKIYERKLDKIVRVVLPIADLHKLYSYIYYENFSFTNYYKDVLSKYGRGQLRRYYCSFIILNNKKKNLTQSYEKIYGLGLIKMNSTNGMNCENDVKKKKQKIEIPEKGEMIHNAPNASNTPNSDILAKPDNAQNAEDNNKTEAENITSPKQKISLIKEINKKESNFYINRERNLKGIKVEKYKIKRTISKNLHKSDIGLFAGTFDKIHFGHMLLLFYSIFLTKKFFYIGLYNNKNIYNKKYSEEIDDLKLRIFHISDILFLIKNVYHIHFFFHNFEHIMPFIKIKNSHKILYEIITSQKTQTSMEYNKSKYQKFVNLYYFNKKKKKKKRNGKNKKEKEKNYTIPTYNNLKKKYLFLLKSKIDKIYQGKFCRKKTQLLIADEMKRKISKYLNFHLNSKKKSNRREQKKIIVFKRIHDPFSFAVDIKDLYCLTMSKESEANGYSVVNRRKLLFKKVKTDGDKTTSNEINQMKDNNNNNNSNNSNNNNNNSNNNNNSNNNRNTPCDSVNSDKKNYAEKARTCLNIFDTIDLCDGEKFSSTIIRKQNSFLKRRKFAKFLSYFIDACLFFNIEYFLIQMYTDIFMHKNVRTPFKKLYIYKVRNYFCKKKIHKEKNKFNKNSQEECSYIINDFFRHLFVLLSFFVNHFADEQQSQNKIQLFMKISITLSFFFYNNMILLIIKRKEEFVNKNIVMNVNQNVEKKINMFDIHDENMLRIYMHNVGDTILQEILNQVFIFVLVILSISILCKVFHLKNLPKENADRRCKQERKLKWHVRRNKGKQVEQGHSYDQSKDMSKQSQRNSSETKSINECTLQGNVNNPAPNARKDHFCNFQKKILKTGNSKIEEENEYNNSNYDSFLKKFNFSLYFSNYSKDKGLYKHSYIVTPHTLCNYALMSRFKNRCSNFSHNYYVPGKKNNKITCLNTCSKRLSDNSNMAASNHAGDVDYINDGKRVFNDGQCKQLKYETQNRKDIEQCPFIVHSEIKEKLIINNLYEIKIRKGEDNLNCKNKVSINDIQSYVRGRTCSNYCYNERFMSLIRININNNNEIFFFRKILIYKFLDKYFISFFSFYFLIYSKNREYNKNKPVRKAKVEDFLYLFLVSFEKHMEMIINSYIKQKWELKQKKNFSPFDPYLHYQKKYSIIHRYLIMNLSPLNNYNIDFERKYDLKKSTTNFTHTPFYIKLASIACPKDAKDLNVLSFYNIIFQNILTYENYYYPYFASLNYLHLDSF